One window of Methanothermobacter tenebrarum genomic DNA carries:
- a CDS encoding CBS domain-containing protein, with the protein MIRKLRAKDIMIRDVIVVKPEESVAAAKLKMVRANIGGVPVVEGDKLVGFITHRDILLAGSEALKLKVKDIMSRDLVVVDKNTPIGSISKIMVETGYQRIPVVEDGRLLGLITQSCVIKAVADHIEDDCP; encoded by the coding sequence ATGATACGGAAACTTCGTGCGAAGGATATTATGATAAGGGATGTTATTGTGGTGAAACCAGAGGAGTCTGTGGCGGCTGCGAAGTTGAAGATGGTCCGGGCTAATATTGGTGGGGTGCCTGTGGTTGAGGGGGATAAGCTTGTTGGTTTCATAACACATAGGGATATATTATTGGCTGGTAGTGAAGCTCTTAAACTTAAAGTGAAGGATATTATGAGCCGGGATCTTGTTGTGGTTGACAAGAACACGCCTATTGGTAGTATAAGTAAGATAATGGTGGAGACTGGCTATCAGAGGATCCCTGTGGTGGAGGATGGGAGATTATTGGGTCTTATAACCCAGAGTTGTGTGATAAAAGC